The following is a genomic window from Geobacillus subterraneus.
CTTAGTGCCGCGCGACATCGCTGCCCGGGAAATTTTCCATGTGTGCGTCGACTTGAAGCTCGGCATTAACGGGGAAAACATGGTGTATTTGGATCTTTCCCATAAAGATCCGAAAGAGCTGGATATTAAGCTCGGCGGCATTATTGAAATTTACGAGAAATTCATGGGCGAAGACCCGCGCAAAGTGCCGATGAAAGTGTTTCCTGCTGTTCACTATTCAATGGGCGGCTTATGGGTCGACTATGACCAAATGACAAACATTAAAGGGCTGTTTGCCGCCGGTGAGTGCGACTACTCTATTCATGGCGCCAACCGTCTCGGCGCGAACTCGCTCTTATCGGCCATTTATGGCGGGATGGTCGCCGGCCCGAACGCGGTCCGCTACATCCGCGGTCTTGAAAAATCGGCCGATGCGCTGCCGTCGGCGCTGTTTGATGGCTATGTCAAACAAGAACAAGAAAAGTGGGAAAACATTCTGTCGATGGACGGTACGGAAAACGCCTATGTGCTGCATAAAGAGCTCGGCGAATGGATGACAGCGAACGTGACGATCGTCCGCTACAACGACCGGCTGCTGAAAACGGACGAAAAAATTCAAGAGCTGATGGAGCGGTACAAAAACATCAGCGTCACCGACACGGCGAAGTGGAGCAACCAAGGGGCGACGTTTATCCGTCAGCTGTACAACATGCTGCAGCTTGCCCGCGTCATCACGCTCGGCGCGTATCATCGCAACGAAAGCCGCGGAGCGCACTACAAACCGGAGTTTCCGGAGCGCAATGACGAAGAGTGGCTGAAAACGACGATGGCCCGCTACACGCCAGACGGTCCGGCATTCCATTACGAAGAGATCGATGTTTCGTTGATCAAGCCGCGCAAACGCGACTACAGCAAAAAGAAAGAGGAAGTGAAGTAAGATGAGCGAGAACAAAACGGTTCGATTCATCATTACGCGCCAAGATCGTCCGGACTCTGCGCCATATGAAGAAGAGTTTGTCATCCCGTACCGCCCGAACATGAACGTCATTTCGGCGCTCATGGAAATCCGCCGCAACCCGGTCAACGCCAAAGGCGAAAAAACGACACCGGTCGTTTGGGAAATGAACTGTTTGGAAGAAGTGTGCGGAGCATGTTCGATGGTGATTAACGGCAAGCCGCGCCAAGCGTGTGCGGCCTTGATCGACCAGCTCGAGCAGCCGATCCGCCTCGAGCCGATGCGCACGTTCCCGGTCATCCGCGACTTGGTCATCGACCGGAGCCGGATGTTTGATGCGCTAAAACGCGTCAAAGCATGGATTCCAATCGACGGAACGTACGACTTGGGTCCGGGTCCGCGCATGCCGGAGCGGAAGCGGCAATGGGCGTACGAGCTGTCCAAATGCATGACGTGCGGGGTCTGTCTTGAAGCGTGCCCGAACGTCAACAGCAAGTCGAACTTTATCGGCCCGGCGCCGCTGTCGCAAGTGCGGCTGTTTAACGCCCATCCGACCGGAGCGATGCATAAAGCTGAGCGGCTGCGGGCGATTATGGGCGACGGCGGTTTGGCCAACTGCGGCAACTCGCAAAACTGTGTGCAGTCGTGCCCGAAAGGCATTCCGCTGACGACGTCAATCGCCGCGTTAAACCGCGACACGACGATCCAAATGTTCCGCGATTTCTTTGGCAGCGACGAAGCGTAACAGTTGAACCTCTCATCCCCTCCGTGGCCAGCCATGGAGGGGATTTTGCGCTTGCCCAGCCCCCTTGTCTTTGATCAGGTGGGGAGGCGAAAAAAAGACCTATTTTTCTATTAGATAAGCAAAATTTCGTCACCGCCGCCCTTGCTCTCACATACGATATGGTGAGGAAATACCCATCCGGCAGTTCGGGCCCATTGAGAGCAAGGAGGGTTACAACCGTTGAAGGATCAATCGTTTCAATCGAAGCCGCTGTTGACAAAGAGAGAAAAAGAAGTCTTCGAATTGCTCGTGCAAGACAAGACGACGAAGGAGATCGCCAAAGAGCTGTTTATCAGCGAGAAAACTGTTCGCAACCATATTTCGAATGCGATGCAAAAGCTTGGGGTCAAGGGGCGCTCGCAAGCGGTCATTGAATTGCTTCGAATGGGCGAACTTGAACTATAAACGATGCCGGCTTTCCCTTTTCGGATGGCCGGCTGTTATGTTCCTTTGCGGCCGGACGAGGCTTTGCCGCCTGTCTGGCCTTTTGTCTGCAGCGGCGTTCTATATTATTTTGTATTGATTATGTCCCCCGGTATTGTAAAATGAAAAATAGAATGGCCGTTGGCTGAGGCACGTTGTTTTGGGGCCAGGCCGCGAAAATGATCAAGGGGAGATTGTATGTCGTCTGCGATGAACGAAAAAACGGTTGCCGAGTTGGAAAAATTGCTTCGCTATATCGCCGCCAACTTAAAACAGCGCGGCCGCGAAATTTTAACGAACTACCCCATCACGCCTCCGCAGTTTGTCGCGTTGCAATGGCTGCTTGAAGAAGGGGACTTGACGGTTGGCGAGTTATCGAGCAAAATGTATTTGGCGTGCAGCACGACGACCGACTTGGTCGATCGCATGGAGCGAAACGGTCTCGTCGCCCGAGTGCGTGATGAACATGATCGGCGCGTCGTCCGCATTCACCTGCTCGAAAAAGGCGAGCGCATCATTGAGGAAGTGATTGAAAAACGCCAGCGCGATTTGGCCCAAGTGCTGGAAAACTTTTCGGATGAAGAAATTGTCGTTTTTGAGCGCTGTTTGCGCAAACTGCATCAAGAAATGATGAAAGAATGAGGCGATCACTTGGAAAGAGCAATTGGTGTCATTGATTCAGGAGTCGGCGGCTTAACCGTCGCCAAAGAAATTATGCGGCAGCTGCCAAAGGAACAGATCATTTACCTTGGCGACACCGCCCGCTGTCCGTACGGGCCGCGCCCGGTTGAAGAAATTCGCCGATTTACATGGCAGATGATTCACTACTTGCGGCAATATCCGTTGAAAATGCTTGTCATTGCCTGCAACACGGCAACCGCGGTCGCGCTCGATGAAGTGCGGGAGCGGCTTGACATTCCGGTGCTTGGCGTCGTTCATCCCGGCGCCCGCGCCGCCTTGAAGGCGACGAAAAGCGGGCATATCGGTGTGATTGGCACCGTCGGGACGGTCAGAAGCAAAGCGTATGAAAAAGCGCTCCAATCGATCAACCCGCACGTTCGTGTCGAAAGCTTGGCCTGTCCGAAGTTCGTCCCGCTTGTCGAAAGCGGCGATTTTGAAGGGGAGAAGGCGGTGGCGATTGTCGCCGAATCGCTTGCTCCGCTGCGTCCGCGGCCGATTGATGTGCTCATTTTAGGGTGCACGCATTACCCGTTGCTGGCCCCGCTCATTCGGGCGTATATGGGCAAAAAGGTGAAACTCATCTGCTCCGGCGATGAAACGGCCCGCGAAGTGAGCACGATTTTGCATCATAGCCACCTCCTTTACACCGGCAGGCGCGAACCGGAGCATTTGTTTTTCACGACCGGATCAAAAGAACTGTTTGAAAAGATTTCAAGAAAATGGTTTGGCAAATCGATCGGCAAAGTCGAGGCGATTCGTCTGTGACCGAAAAAATCCTTTAGCGCGTGGACGCTAAAGGATTTTTTTATTCTATTTTGGCAACCGGCTCGTATACATAGTAGTACAAACTACGAGTAGGAGGGAACGTCAATGGGCAAACGGACGGTTCATAGATGGACAGCGCCGGTGCTCGCTTCGCTTTTGCTGCTTGGCGGCTGCGGTTTGTTTGGGAATGATGAGGCAGTGAAGGAGATCGATCCGCCGCAAGAAACGAGCTATGTCAAAGACGGTCAGGCGCTCCAAGAGGCAACGGGGGACAAAAAGGGAGAGAAAGAGGAAGCGAAGGCTACCGAGACGGTGAAGAGGGAATTATACTTAATTGACAAAAATGGCTTCGTCGTGCCGCAAACAGTAGAGTTGCCGAAAACGCAGGCGGTTGCGAAACAAGTGCTCGAATATTTAGTCGAGGATGGCCCGGTATCCGAAGTGTTGCCAAATGGCTTCCGCGCCGTCATTCCGGCAGGCACGACTGTGCTTGGCACAAAACTGGAAAAAGACGGGACGTTGATCGCCGACTTTTCGCCGGAATTTAAGCAATACAAACCGGAGGATGAAAAGCGGATTTTGCAAGCCATTACGTGGACATTGACCCAATTTGACAACATTAAGCGCGTCAAAATCCGGATTAACGGCTATGACCAAGAGGTGATGCCGGTCAATAAAACACCGATCCAAGGCGGAGTCAGCCGGGCGGATGGCATCAATATCGAGGCGAGCGGCGTGCCGGACATTACGAATACGCACCCGGTCACGGTTTATTTTGTCGCCCAGCAGGGAGACAACACATATTATGTGCCGGTGACAAGACGGGTACCCAATAAAGAAAAGGACGATATCGCTGCGGCGATCAATGAGCTCATCCAAGGGCCGGACCACGGCAGCGGGCTTGTTGGCGTCTTTCAGCCGGATGCCAAGCTTGTCGATGCCCCGAAATATGAGGACGGCAAAGTGACGCTCAACTTTAACGAGGGCATTTATGGCAGCAACAAGAAACATGTGATTTCCGATGTCGTATTAAATTCGCTTGTGCTGTCGCTCACCGAGCAAAATGGGGTTGAAAGCGTGGCGATCACCGTCAACGGCAAAGCCGATCTCGTCACCGAAGATGGCAAGCCGCTCACAAAACCGGTCACCCGGCCGCAAAACGTCAATACAGGGACATTTTAACAAGCTGGAAACAAAGGGGGCCATTATGGTATAACAAAGAGGTGGAAACGTATTCCGCCTCTTTATTTTTTGGAAAACGGCGGAAAGCTGACCGCTTGGGGAGTGCGATCGAAACAGGAAAGATGTTCTTTACACCGCCTGCGGTTTGCCTGAAGGGGCAGCCTGGCGCTAGGCAGCCAAGCGGGAGTCATCCAAGGAGAAAAAAGGAGGATTGTGATGAGAACGGACGGACGAAACAACCGCGAACTTCGCCCTGTACATATACAACCGCATTATATGAAGCATGCTGAAGGTTCGGTTTTGATTGAAATCGGCGACACGAAAGTGATTTGCACGGCGACGGTTGAAGAGAGAGTGCCGCCGTTTATGCGCGGCGGAGGGAAAGGCTGGATTACGGCTGAATATGGGATGCTGCCGCGGGCGACCGAACAGCGGAATGCGAGGGAAGCGAGCAAAGGGAAAGTGTCAGGGCGGACGATGGAAATTCAGCGTCTGATCGGCCGGGCGCTCCGCTCGGTCGTTGAGCTGGAACAGCTCGGCGAGCGGACCGTCTGGATTGACTGCGACGTCATTCAAGCGGACGGCGGAACGCGGACGGCGTCGATTACCGGTGCGTATGTGGCGCTCGTGCTGGCGCTCTCTAAGCTTGTGGAGGAAGGGAAGCTTGCGTCGCTTCCGGTTCGCGATTTTCTCGCTGCCACCTCAGTCGGCATCGATCCTGAACATGGGGTCATTCTCGATTTAAATTACAGCGAGGATGCCCGCGCGAAAGTCGACATGAACGTCGTCATGACCGGAGCCGGCCAGTTTGTCGAAATTCAAGGCACCGGGGAGGAAGCGTCCTTTTCGCGCGCCGAGCTAGAGGAATTGCTCGAGGCGGCGCAGATGGGCATTGAACAGCTCATCGCCATTCAGCGCCGCGTATTGGGCGAGCGGGCGGCCCGCATCGGAGTGAAGCACGAAGCAGAACGGGAGGAGAAGGCGGAATGAAGGAGATCATTATTGCTACGAAAAATGCCGGCAAGGCGCGCGAGTTTGCCGCCTTGTTTGCCAAGCGGGGCATCGAAGTGAAATCGCTCCTTGATTTTCCGGACGTTCCCGATGTCGAAGAAACGGGGAGCACATTTGCCGAAAATGCCAAATTAAAAGCTGAGGCGGTGTGCCAACGCTTGCAGCGGCCGGTCATCGCCGATGATTCCGGGCTTGCCGTTGATGCGCTCGGCGGCCGGCCGGGCGTCCATTCAGCCCGCTACGCCGGGGAAGACAAAAACGATGCGCGCAACATCGCTAAACTGCTTCATGAACTTGACGGAGTGCCGATGGAGAAGCGCACCGCCCGCTTTCATTGCGCGCTGGCCGTTGCCATTCCCGGGCGGCCGACCGTCATTGTCGAGGCGACGTGTGACGGTTATATCGCCGAAGCGCCGCGCGGAGAGGGCGGTTTTGGATATGACCCTGTCTTTTATCTTCCGGAGCGGGGGAAAACGATGGCCGAATTTTCGCCCGAAGAGAAAAATGCCATCAGCCATCGGGCGAAGGCGCTGGCGAAGCTGAATGAGCAATGGGACGAGATCATGGCCGAAAAGGGGCGGACGGAATGAAAGCGGTCATTGTCAGTGACAGTCACGGGCTGACCGCCGAGCTCGCTCAAATTGTGTCGCGCCATCGCCATGAAGCGGATTTGTTCATTCATTGCGGTGATTCCGAGCTGCCGGCGGAAGCGGATGAAATTGCTCCGTTTGCGGTCGTGCGCGGCAATTGCGATTGGACAGCGGCGTTTCCCGACGAGCGAACCGAGGAGGCAGGCGGCGTCCGCTTCTTTGTCACCCACGGCCACTTATACGGCGTGAAAACGTCGCTGTTACGTTTATACTATCGGGCGAAAGAAACAGGGGCCAACGTCGTTTGCTTCGGCCACTCCCACCTCGCCGGCGCCGAGCGAATCGATGAAGTGTTGTTCATCAATCCAGGCAGCATCGCCTTGCCGCGCGGGAGAAAAGAAAAAACATATGCGGTGCTGACAGTCGGCAAAGGCCAAGCGCTCGTTCAATTTTATGATGTGGCCGGGCGTGCGATCCCGGACTTGGAACAAACGTTTTCCTTCTAGGCGGACAAGTGTCCGCTTTTTTATTTTTCGGCGCCTCTCCCCCCTCTTTCTAACTAATCTTATTTGCCTCCTGTTGTGGAGAGAAAAATTTTTTTAAAATCAGCAAATCCTTGATTCTATCACATTGTAAGCGTATACAAGTAGTTTGACCAATCAAAATTTTCAAAAAACGTTATTGACGGCGGGGAAGTTTAGGATTATTATAATTTTCAAATAAGAGAAACGACTCAAACCCATCATCGAGCCGTTCGAAGCAACTGTTGACTGATCAAGGAAGAGGGGAACCGAAGTGGGCGAACAATGGATCTATTTAAACGGAGAATTTGTAACGAAAGAAAACGCAAAAATATCGGTTTATGACCACGGATTTTTGTATGGGGACGGCGTGTTTGAGGGCATTCGCGTCTATAGCGGCAACGTATTCCGCCTGGAAGAACATATAGATCGGCTGTACAACTCCGCGAAGTCCATTTTGCTGAACATCCCGTACACGAAAGATGAAATGATTGACCGTGTGCTCGAAACCATCCGCCGCAACGGCTACCAAGATGCGTACATCCGCCTTGTCGTTTCGCGCGGAGTCGGCGATTTGGGGCTCGATCCGTATAAATGCAAAACGCCGCAAATCGTCATTATCGTTGAGCCGCTGGCGCTCTTCCCAAAACATTTATATGAAACGGGCATCGAAGTGGTGACAGTGGCGACGCGCCGCAACCGCTCTGACGTGTTGAGCCCGAAAGTCAAATCGCTCAACTATTTGAACAATGTTCTCGTGAAGATCGAAGCGCATTTGGCCAACGTCAGCGAAGCGCTCATTTTAAACGACCAAGGATATGTAGCTGAAGGTTCTGGGGATAACGTCTTCATCATCAAAAACGGCGTCGTTTACACGCCGCCGGGATATGTCGGAGCGCTTGAAGGCATTACGCGCCAGGCGATTATCGAAATTGCCGAGGATCTCGGCTATACGGTCAAAGAAGAGCCATTTACCCGCCATGATGTATATGTCGCAGATGAAGTGTTTTTAACCGGGACGGCGGCCGAAGTCATTTCCGTCATCAAAGTTGACGGCCGGACGATCGGCGACGGAACGCCTGGTCCGCATACGAAGCGGCTTCTTGAAGAATTCCGCCGCCGCGTTGTTGCCGAGGGAGTTAAAGTATATCCGACGAACGCCAATGTCGGTTAAGCGGCAATGACAATTGCATACGGAAAAAGCGTTGACGAGGATAAGTAGTCAGCGGGGCCAACATCCACAGAGAGCCGGGGGAGCTGGGAACCGGTGATGTTGCCGCTTGATGAACTCACCTCTGAGCGCCAGCCTGAACGCCAAACAGCAAGTAGGGTTGGACGGGTGGAGACGCGCGCTTCACCCGTTACGAAAACGAGCGGCTGGCTTCGGCCGGTTGCTCCTAAGGCGGCCGTGATGGCCGTGAAGAAGGGTGGTACCGCGGAAAGGAAACCTTTTCGCCCCTTTGGCTGGGCAAGTCCGGCCATGGAGGGTGAAAAGGTTTTTTATATGGATGACAAACAACGGGGAGGATCGACGATGGCAAAGATGAAAGTGGAGGAACAAGTGAGGACGAAGGCGAGAATGAGCGGGTCGCTGATGTTGATTGAAGCGCTGAAGGCGGAAAACGTCGAAGTCATTTTCGGCTATCCGGGCGGCGCGGTGCTGCCGCTTTATGACGAGCTGTATAAAGCCGGCGTGTTTCACGTGTTAACGCGCCATGAGCAAGGGGCCATCCATGCGGCGGAAGGGTACGCGCGCATTTCCGGGAAACCCGGGGTTGTCATCGCCACCTCCGGCCCGGGGGCGACAAACATCGTCACCGGGCTGACGGACGCGATGATGGATTCGCTGCCGCTCGTTGTCTTTACCGGGCAAGTGGCGACGAGCGTCATCGGCTCGGATGCGTTTCAAGAGGCGGATGTCGTTGGGATTACGATGCCGATCACCAAGCATAACTATCAAGTGCGCGACATCAGCGAGCTGCCGAAAATCATTAAAGAAGCGTTTCATATTGCGACGACCGGGCGGCCAGGGCCGGTGTTGATCGATATTCCAAAAGATGTGACGACGGCCGAAGGGGAGTTTGACTACGATCAAGACGTTCATCTGCCCGGCTATCAGCCGACGACACAGCCGAACCATTGGCAAATCCGGCGGCTCGTCGAGGCGGTCAGCCAGTCGAAGCGCCCGGTCATTTTAGCCGGCGCCGGCGTCTTGCACGCCAACGCGGCCGATGAACTGCGACAATATGCAGAGCAGCAAAAGATCCCGGTCGTCCATACGCTCCTTGGCCTCGGCGGCTTCCCGGCTGACCACCCGCTTTTTCTCGGCATGGCCGGCATGCACGGGACTTATACGGCGAATATGGCGCTGTATGAATGCGACTTGCTCATTAACATCGGCGCCCGCTTCGACGACCGGGTTACCGGCAATTTAAAATATTTTGCGCCAAAGGCGACGGTCGCCCATATTGACATCGACCCGGCGGAAATCGGCAAAAACGTGCCGACGAAAATCCCGATCGTCAGCGATGCGAAAGCGGCCTTGCACGAGCTGATCGACCAGCAAGGCAAACCGGCCGACACGGCGGCATGGCTTGCCCAGCTTGATGAGTGGAAGCGGCGATTCCCGCTTTATTACGAGCCGGAAGAAGGGACGATCAAACCGCAAAAGCTCATTGAGATGATTTATGAGCTGACGGGCGGCGAGGCGATCGTTACAACCGATGTCGGCCAGCATCAAATGTGGGCGGCGCAATATTACAAGTTTAACCGGCCGAACCGCTGGGTCACATCCGGGGGGCTTGGCACGATGGGCTTCGGGCTTCCGGCGGCCATCGGCGCCCAGCTTGCCGACCGGAGCGCCACGGTCGTTTCGATCGTCGGCGAC
Proteins encoded in this region:
- a CDS encoding metallophosphoesterase family protein — encoded protein: MKAVIVSDSHGLTAELAQIVSRHRHEADLFIHCGDSELPAEADEIAPFAVVRGNCDWTAAFPDERTEEAGGVRFFVTHGHLYGVKTSLLRLYYRAKETGANVVCFGHSHLAGAERIDEVLFINPGSIALPRGRKEKTYAVLTVGKGQALVQFYDVAGRAIPDLEQTFSF
- a CDS encoding helix-turn-helix domain-containing protein, with the protein product MKDQSFQSKPLLTKREKEVFELLVQDKTTKEIAKELFISEKTVRNHISNAMQKLGVKGRSQAVIELLRMGELEL
- the ilvE gene encoding branched-chain-amino-acid transaminase, whose product is MGEQWIYLNGEFVTKENAKISVYDHGFLYGDGVFEGIRVYSGNVFRLEEHIDRLYNSAKSILLNIPYTKDEMIDRVLETIRRNGYQDAYIRLVVSRGVGDLGLDPYKCKTPQIVIIVEPLALFPKHLYETGIEVVTVATRRNRSDVLSPKVKSLNYLNNVLVKIEAHLANVSEALILNDQGYVAEGSGDNVFIIKNGVVYTPPGYVGALEGITRQAIIEIAEDLGYTVKEEPFTRHDVYVADEVFLTGTAAEVISVIKVDGRTIGDGTPGPHTKRLLEEFRRRVVAEGVKVYPTNANVG
- a CDS encoding MarR family winged helix-turn-helix transcriptional regulator, whose amino-acid sequence is MSSAMNEKTVAELEKLLRYIAANLKQRGREILTNYPITPPQFVALQWLLEEGDLTVGELSSKMYLACSTTTDLVDRMERNGLVARVRDEHDRRVVRIHLLEKGERIIEEVIEKRQRDLAQVLENFSDEEIVVFERCLRKLHQEMMKE
- the rph gene encoding ribonuclease PH, with amino-acid sequence MRTDGRNNRELRPVHIQPHYMKHAEGSVLIEIGDTKVICTATVEERVPPFMRGGGKGWITAEYGMLPRATEQRNAREASKGKVSGRTMEIQRLIGRALRSVVELEQLGERTVWIDCDVIQADGGTRTASITGAYVALVLALSKLVEEGKLASLPVRDFLAATSVGIDPEHGVILDLNYSEDARAKVDMNVVMTGAGQFVEIQGTGEEASFSRAELEELLEAAQMGIEQLIAIQRRVLGERAARIGVKHEAEREEKAE
- the sdhB gene encoding succinate dehydrogenase iron-sulfur subunit, yielding MSENKTVRFIITRQDRPDSAPYEEEFVIPYRPNMNVISALMEIRRNPVNAKGEKTTPVVWEMNCLEEVCGACSMVINGKPRQACAALIDQLEQPIRLEPMRTFPVIRDLVIDRSRMFDALKRVKAWIPIDGTYDLGPGPRMPERKRQWAYELSKCMTCGVCLEACPNVNSKSNFIGPAPLSQVRLFNAHPTGAMHKAERLRAIMGDGGLANCGNSQNCVQSCPKGIPLTTSIAALNRDTTIQMFRDFFGSDEA
- the ilvB gene encoding acetolactate synthase large subunit; translated protein: MAKMKVEEQVRTKARMSGSLMLIEALKAENVEVIFGYPGGAVLPLYDELYKAGVFHVLTRHEQGAIHAAEGYARISGKPGVVIATSGPGATNIVTGLTDAMMDSLPLVVFTGQVATSVIGSDAFQEADVVGITMPITKHNYQVRDISELPKIIKEAFHIATTGRPGPVLIDIPKDVTTAEGEFDYDQDVHLPGYQPTTQPNHWQIRRLVEAVSQSKRPVILAGAGVLHANAADELRQYAEQQKIPVVHTLLGLGGFPADHPLFLGMAGMHGTYTANMALYECDLLINIGARFDDRVTGNLKYFAPKATVAHIDIDPAEIGKNVPTKIPIVSDAKAALHELIDQQGKPADTAAWLAQLDEWKRRFPLYYEPEEGTIKPQKLIEMIYELTGGEAIVTTDVGQHQMWAAQYYKFNRPNRWVTSGGLGTMGFGLPAAIGAQLADRSATVVSIVGDGGFQMTFQELSVIQELQLPIKVVIVNNQALGMVRQWQELFYDKRYSHSLIPNQPDFVKLAEAYGMPGLRAKTEAEAAEVLKQAFAIDGPVLLDFHVRADENVYPMVAPGKGLHEMVGVKACEELSQ
- a CDS encoding XTP/dITP diphosphatase, with the translated sequence MKEIIIATKNAGKAREFAALFAKRGIEVKSLLDFPDVPDVEETGSTFAENAKLKAEAVCQRLQRPVIADDSGLAVDALGGRPGVHSARYAGEDKNDARNIAKLLHELDGVPMEKRTARFHCALAVAIPGRPTVIVEATCDGYIAEAPRGEGGFGYDPVFYLPERGKTMAEFSPEEKNAISHRAKALAKLNEQWDEIMAEKGRTE
- a CDS encoding GerMN domain-containing protein: MGKRTVHRWTAPVLASLLLLGGCGLFGNDEAVKEIDPPQETSYVKDGQALQEATGDKKGEKEEAKATETVKRELYLIDKNGFVVPQTVELPKTQAVAKQVLEYLVEDGPVSEVLPNGFRAVIPAGTTVLGTKLEKDGTLIADFSPEFKQYKPEDEKRILQAITWTLTQFDNIKRVKIRINGYDQEVMPVNKTPIQGGVSRADGINIEASGVPDITNTHPVTVYFVAQQGDNTYYVPVTRRVPNKEKDDIAAAINELIQGPDHGSGLVGVFQPDAKLVDAPKYEDGKVTLNFNEGIYGSNKKHVISDVVLNSLVLSLTEQNGVESVAITVNGKADLVTEDGKPLTKPVTRPQNVNTGTF
- the sdhA gene encoding succinate dehydrogenase flavoprotein subunit, with translation MKKGKIIVVGGGLAGLMATIKIAEAGVPVELFSLVPVKRSHSVCAQGGINGAVNTKGEGDSPWEHFDDTVYGGDFLANQPPVKAMCEAAPGIIYMLDRMGVMFNRTPEGLLDFRRFGGTQHHRTAYAGATTGQQILYALDEQVRRHEVAGLVTKYEHWEFLGVVLDDEQICRGIVAQDLRSMEIKAFPADAVILATGGPGIIFGKSTNSVINTGSAASIAYQQGVYYANGEFIQIHPTAIPGDDKLRLMSESARGEGGRVWTYKDGKPWYFLEEKYPAYGNLVPRDIAAREIFHVCVDLKLGINGENMVYLDLSHKDPKELDIKLGGIIEIYEKFMGEDPRKVPMKVFPAVHYSMGGLWVDYDQMTNIKGLFAAGECDYSIHGANRLGANSLLSAIYGGMVAGPNAVRYIRGLEKSADALPSALFDGYVKQEQEKWENILSMDGTENAYVLHKELGEWMTANVTIVRYNDRLLKTDEKIQELMERYKNISVTDTAKWSNQGATFIRQLYNMLQLARVITLGAYHRNESRGAHYKPEFPERNDEEWLKTTMARYTPDGPAFHYEEIDVSLIKPRKRDYSKKKEEVK
- the racE gene encoding glutamate racemase encodes the protein MERAIGVIDSGVGGLTVAKEIMRQLPKEQIIYLGDTARCPYGPRPVEEIRRFTWQMIHYLRQYPLKMLVIACNTATAVALDEVRERLDIPVLGVVHPGARAALKATKSGHIGVIGTVGTVRSKAYEKALQSINPHVRVESLACPKFVPLVESGDFEGEKAVAIVAESLAPLRPRPIDVLILGCTHYPLLAPLIRAYMGKKVKLICSGDETAREVSTILHHSHLLYTGRREPEHLFFTTGSKELFEKISRKWFGKSIGKVEAIRL